A stretch of the Acyrthosiphon pisum isolate AL4f chromosome A2, pea_aphid_22Mar2018_4r6ur, whole genome shotgun sequence genome encodes the following:
- the LOC115034135 gene encoding uncharacterized protein LOC115034135: MWRQMAWNACMVLVFDGLVVPQRAIPKTFNLIYPFIDQLDILHQQNNLDPLKILDQQNLQNRQNLLKQLITLNQQYIQNDHLILTNLLNDYVRLTVFKNNFSKYTYLVINSVIF, encoded by the exons ATGTGGAGGCAGATGGCTTGGAATGCTTGTATGGTTCTAGTGTTCGATGGTTTAGTGGTACCCCAGAGAGCGATTCC GAAAACGTTTAATCTAATTTATCCTTTTATAGATCAACTAGATATTCTAC ATCAACAAAATAATCTCG ATCCACTAAAAATTCTAG ATCAACAAAATCTTCAAA ATCGACAAAATCTACTAA AGCAACTAATAACTCTAA atCAACAATATATTCAAA ATGATCATCTTATTCTAA cCAATCTCTTGAACGATTATGTAAGAttaacggtttttaaaaataacttcagTAAGTATACATATCTAGTTATcaatagtgttatattttaa
- the LOC103308984 gene encoding kelch-like protein 3 isoform X1 has protein sequence MFTSSSKKNKDLVVIRQLESSALQLLIDFVYSGKISITEQNVQDLLAASNLLQLQEVKNACCDFLQAQICPTNVIGIIAIADLHDCTKLLTRSELYFKQHFSDVVEGEEFLSLSRGQIVKLIASDEITAPSEEKICESVIRWVKHDLDSRKKVLPQLMEHVRLPLTSKDYILKNVVNEPLLINCSECKDYVFEALQFHLLKLEELIDIPHNIRAKPIQPDGTHKVILVLGGRDINGEILDSTELYDPTINKWQPGPKMITPRYAGGLAVVNDNFVIYLGGKSTESTVESVNVLNLSLNHLIGDQHAKC, from the exons ATGTTCACAAGCTCTTCAAAAAAGAACAAAGATCTTGTTGTTATCAGGCAGCTGGAATCTAGTGCACTACAGCTCTTAATAGACTTTGTTTATTCTGGCAAAATCTCGATCACTGAACAAAATGTACAG GATTTGTTAGCAGCATCAAATCTTTTGCAGTTACAAGAAGTCAAAAACGCATGTTGTGATTTTCTACAGGCGCAAATATGTCCCACAAATGTTATTGGGATTATTGCTATAGCTGATTTACATGACTGTACAAAATTGTTAACAAGatcagaattatattttaaacaacacttttc AGACGTGGTAGAAGGAGAAGAATTTCTGTCCTTGTCACGTGGACAAATAGTTAAGTTGATCGCCAGTGATGAGATTACAGCTCCATCTGAAGAAAAA ATATGTGAAAGTGTAATTCGATGGGTAAAACATGATTTGGATTCCAGAAAAAAAGTTTTGCCCCAATTAATGGAACATGTGCGTTTACCATTAACATCGAaagattacatattaaaaaatgttgttaacgAACCTCTTCTTATTAATTGTTCTGAAT gtAAAGATTACGTATTTGAAGCATTACAATTTCATTTACTTAAGTTAGAAGAACTCATCGACATTCCACATAACATCCGGGCAAAACCTATACAGCCTGATGGTACACATAAA gtTATTTTAGTTCTTGGTGGACGAGATATCAATGGCGAAATATTAGATAGTACAGAATTGTATGACCCAACAATCAATAAATGGCAGCCTGGACCAAAAATGATCACACCACGTTACGCTGGTGGCTTAGCTGtagtaaatgataattttgtaatatatttgggTGGTAAATCTACTGAATCAACTGTTGAGTCTGTTAATGTGctaaatttatcattgaatcacCTCATTGGAGACCAACACGCAAAATGTTAG
- the LOC100572916 gene encoding uncharacterized protein LOC100572916 isoform X2 — translation MKNISSKPYRKTFNLIYPFIDQLIAIHQQYIQNDHQILNDLLNDGLRLAFFKNNFSNKFVQLSVGELRPILDTLFLHIDANNASTYCEAFSALPRY, via the exons atGAAGAATATAAGTTCAAAACCGTATAGGAAAACGTTTAATCTAATTTATCCTTTTATAGATCAACTAATTGCTATAC ATCAACAATATATTCAAA atGATCATCAAATTCTAA atGATCTCTTGAACGATGGGCTAAGATTagcgttttttaaaaataacttca gcAATAAATTCGTTCAGCTTTCGGTAGGAGAGTTAAGACCAATACTGGATACATTGT ttCTTCATATTGATGCTAATA atgcGTCAACGTATTGTGAGGCATTCAGCGCCCTTCCAag gtattaa
- the LOC100572916 gene encoding uncharacterized protein LOC100572916 isoform X1, translated as MKNISSKPYRKTFNLIYPFIDQLIAIHQQYIQNDHQILNDLLNDGLRLAFFKNNFSNKFVQLSVGELRPILDTLFLHIDANNTLAPFVYNYRDDNPLDASTYCEAFSALPRY; from the exons atGAAGAATATAAGTTCAAAACCGTATAGGAAAACGTTTAATCTAATTTATCCTTTTATAGATCAACTAATTGCTATAC ATCAACAATATATTCAAA atGATCATCAAATTCTAA atGATCTCTTGAACGATGGGCTAAGATTagcgttttttaaaaataacttca gcAATAAATTCGTTCAGCTTTCGGTAGGAGAGTTAAGACCAATACTGGATACATTGT ttCTTCATATTGATGCTAATA ATACACTGGCTccgtttgtttataattatcgtGACGACAATCCTTTag atgcGTCAACGTATTGTGAGGCATTCAGCGCCCTTCCAag gtattaa
- the LOC103308984 gene encoding kelch-like protein 2 isoform X2 encodes MFTSSSKKNKDLVVIRQLESSALQLLIDFVYSGKISITEQNVQDLLAASNLLQLQEVKNACCDFLQAQICPTNVIGIIAIADLHDCTKLLTRSELYFKQHFSDVVEGEEFLSLSRGQIVKLIASDEITAPSEEKICESVIRWVKHDLDSRKKVLPQLMEHVRLPLTSKDYILKNVVNEPLLINCSECKDYVFEALQFHLLKLEELIDIPHNIRAKPIQPDGYFSSWWTRYQWRNIR; translated from the exons ATGTTCACAAGCTCTTCAAAAAAGAACAAAGATCTTGTTGTTATCAGGCAGCTGGAATCTAGTGCACTACAGCTCTTAATAGACTTTGTTTATTCTGGCAAAATCTCGATCACTGAACAAAATGTACAG GATTTGTTAGCAGCATCAAATCTTTTGCAGTTACAAGAAGTCAAAAACGCATGTTGTGATTTTCTACAGGCGCAAATATGTCCCACAAATGTTATTGGGATTATTGCTATAGCTGATTTACATGACTGTACAAAATTGTTAACAAGatcagaattatattttaaacaacacttttc AGACGTGGTAGAAGGAGAAGAATTTCTGTCCTTGTCACGTGGACAAATAGTTAAGTTGATCGCCAGTGATGAGATTACAGCTCCATCTGAAGAAAAA ATATGTGAAAGTGTAATTCGATGGGTAAAACATGATTTGGATTCCAGAAAAAAAGTTTTGCCCCAATTAATGGAACATGTGCGTTTACCATTAACATCGAaagattacatattaaaaaatgttgttaacgAACCTCTTCTTATTAATTGTTCTGAAT gtAAAGATTACGTATTTGAAGCATTACAATTTCATTTACTTAAGTTAGAAGAACTCATCGACATTCCACATAACATCCGGGCAAAACCTATACAGCCTGATG gtTATTTTAGTTCTTGGTGGACGAGATATCAATGGCGAAATATTAGATAG